Within the Microcebus murinus isolate Inina chromosome 16, M.murinus_Inina_mat1.0, whole genome shotgun sequence genome, the region CGATTGACAGCAGTGGGACAGGGCTCCTGTCAGCAGGTGCCGTGTTCTCAGCTCACCGtggcctctgcccagcccccttCACTCCCCCCGCCACTGGTTCAGCACacgtttactgagcaccttctgTGTGCCGCACGCTGGTCTGGGTGCTGAGACCAGAAAcaggaaacagaaacagagaCCACATGCAGGACCAGAAACAGGAAAACAGTTGCTGCCCTCAGGAACATTCCACCGGGCAGACTGGCACTGGGCAGATACATGCGTGCTTTCTGTTGGCTGGTGTTAGGTGCTCTGGAGAAAAAGGAAGCAGGGAAGGGGGCTAGGGAGTGTGAGGGGCTCGCATTTTAGACCCTGGGTGGTCAGCAAAAGCCCCTCTGAGAAGCTGAGTTTTGAGGAAGACCTGAAAGGGGGGGAGCTGTGGGCCCTGGGGAAGGTGTTCCCAGCAGAGGGACCGGccaatgcaaaggccctgaggcggcAGCACGCCGGGTGTGTTGGAGCAGCAGCGAGGAGACCCGTGTGTCTGGGGGTGGGTTAGGGGCGGGGCCACGGCTGGGGGAGACAGGGTGGTGGCCATGGAGGGTGAGGACTGGGATGCACTCCCAGGATGCACTCGGCACACAGACCAGTCCCCATGTGCATTTGCATTCGCCACCCGGCTCCCGGGACCCTTGTGCCTGTACTGTAGGCCCAGGCCTTCCTGACTCTCCCTGTACCCCACCCTTGGCCTTCAGGGGGGCGGAGAGTGGTTTCAGGGTTGGGGAGGAAGTGCCCAGCGGCATCCTGTAATTCGCAGCTCTTGTGGGCGGGCTGGcttctgccttccctcccctccacccacgGGGCAGGAGTCTCCCCGCAGTCTGGGGAGCAGGACAAAAACAAAGGGGACACTTCCCAGAGTATTCCTTCACCCCCTACCCCCCTGCAGCTGAGTCCTCGGTTGGGGAGGGTCCTGCCCCACTCGCCCACCCCTCATCACCCCATGGCATTGCTTCATTCCGTCTCTGTCTTGTCTTCTGTGTGTGTTGTGTCGTCCTGTCCTGCGTGTCGGATGCACGTCCTGTGTCCCCCCGCTCCTTGCCCGGCCCCACCCCGACATTGCCCCGGACCCCAGACCATCGTGCGGGGCAGCAAAGGTGCCAAGGATGGGGCCCTCACGCTGCTGCTGGACGAGTTTGAGAACATGTCGGTGACACGCTCCAACTCCTTGCGGAGAGACAGCCCACCGCCACCCACCCGTGCCCGCCAGGAAAACGGGATGCCGGAGGAACAGGCCGCCACGGCCAGAGGGGGCCCGGGGAAGGCGGGCGGCCGAGGCCGGGTCGCCGGTCACAGCGAGGCGGGTGGCAGCAGTGGTGACAGGCGGCGGGTCGGGCCGGAGAAGAGGCCCAAGTCTTCCAGGGAGGGCTCAGGGGGACCCCAGGAGTCCTCCCGGGACAAACGCCCCCTCTCCGGGCCTGACGTTGGCACCCCCCAGCCTGCCAATCTGGCCGGTGGGGCGAAACTGGCGGCCGGCCGGCCCTTTAACACGTACCCGAGGGCCGATACGGACCACCCGTCCCGGGGTGCCCAGGTAACCCACCCCCCCAGGATCCCCCACTGTCCCCTGCCTGTCACTTCCCTTGTTcccacaccccagccccagccccctgtACATCTCATCCTGACCACCCATGTGTCTGTCCCACGCTGGGCCTCTCTTGCTCAGGGAGCAGAGCTGGCCCCTGACGCCCCTCTGACAGCACCTCTCTTCTCTTCCAGGGTGAGCCTCGAGAAATGGCCCCCAATGGGCCATCAGCGGGGGGCCTGCCCGTCCCCCAGTCCTCCTCCCGGCCTCCCACCCGCACCCGCGGCCCCCCCGGCCCTGGAGTGCTCGGCCCCCATGCCTCCGAGCCCCAGCTGGCCCCTCCAGCCCGCACCCCGGCCGCCCCCGCTGCCCCTGGGCCGCCCGGTCCCCGCTCGCCACAGCGCGAACCGCAGCGAGTGTCGCACGAGCAGTTCCGGGCTGCTCTGCAGCTGGTGGTGGACCCAGGTGACCCTCGCTCCTACCTGGACAACTTCATCAAGATCGGCGAGGGCTCCACGGGCATCGTGTGCATTGCCACCATCCGCAGCTCGGGCAAGCTGGTGGCCGTCAAGAAGATGGACCTGCGCAAGCAGCAGAGGCGAGAGCTGCTCTTCAATGAGGTGGGAGGCGGGCccggtgggtgggtggggaggaggccctGAGTCTGGGGTGTCCCGGGCTGGGTCCTGGGCCCGGCTCCTTCTCTCAGTCCTCACACCCTCCCCAGGCCATCTCTGTCCCCAGCTGAAGGTCCTAACAATACCCACACCCACGTCCCTACCCCATTCTTCCCCTGCGCCCtaccccctgcccttcccctgcgCCCCAGACCCAGGGTCCCTCGGTCTATTGAACCCCTCCCATTGTCCTCCAGGCCCCTCCCACCGTCGAGTCCCCGCTGGCCTCAGGGGACCATGTCTCCACCCCTGCTGCTCCTCAGGTCCCTGTCTCCCTGTGCCTCCACCTCCTTCCACCACCCTGTGCGGTCCGTCTGATCCGCTGGGGGCCTTGCCCAGCCTGCCCTCTTGGTTGTCCCCTTGGCACTCCTCCCACAACAGCCAAAGGGCTCTCCTTGCCACCTGGGCCTGCCACGCCGGCCCTTCTCGTCTGGCGTCCATCTAGGCACTTGCTTTTGTTCAACTTCCGGTTTTGGCTCTGGGTGGCCTCTTTGCCAAGGAACTTGTTACAGGCAGACTCCTGGCTCTTTCCCCAGGAGGCATCTCTGTAAGcagccctgtcccctcctgctGCAGGAGTGCCCAGGGGACAGCAGGCCTGGGGGCTGTCCAGgcgccagccctgcctccctgtccctcATCTCAGCACTTCCTCTACCGACCGTGTAGCCGGTCCCGGCCGCCGCCAAACTGCGGTGCTCCTGCTGCACCTGAACTTCTAACCCGGAGTTCTGCAGCCTCCTACACACGCACCTATCTTTCAACCTTGGCTTGCTGTCCTCGTCTCAGCCCTGCACTTAGAcaccctccccccctccctctgccagcaCCAGCCTCATCTTCAGGGCTACTCAGAAACCACCCCAGGACTGGGCCGAGATTGGAGGgtccagggggtggggggcacccccAGGAGGGCGGCAGGCCTCACACCCTGCTTGGCTTTGGTAGGGGTGGTGGGCCATCCAGGTGACGCTGATGAGCGAAAGTGAGAGGTGGGACTGGGCAGGCGGGCTGCAGGGCGTGGCTGTGGCTCGGTCTGAGGGCGGGGCGTGGCGCTGACCCGGCCCCTGCAGGTGGTGATCATGCGGGACTACCAGCACGAGAACGTGGTGGAGATGTACAACAGCTACCTGGTGGGGGACGAGCTCTGGGTGGTGATGGAGTTCCTGGAAGGAGGTGCCCTCACTGACATCGTCACCCACACCAGGTACTTAGGGGAAGCTGGACCCTCCCCAGAGTGGACTAAGTCCCCTCCAGGCTACTTGGGGTGGCGCCGTGTCTGCTTAGAGCCACCTTGCTATCCCCCGGGATTGGTCACGTCTTCTTAGATTCCTACCCCCTAAGAAAGGTCTGTGTGTCCTGCCCCCACCCACGACTCTCCAGAGTGGGGTCATGTCATCACAGATTCCCCCTACCCAGGGCAGGGCTGCGTCCCCCTCAGACCCTGGGGTCCCGTCCGCCCAGCTGTACTCCGTGCCTCCACACCCGCTCACCCCGTGCCCCCACGCAGGATGAACGAGGAGCAGATCGCCGCCGTGTGCCTGGCCGTGCTGCAGGCCCTGTCTGTGCTCCACGCCCAGGGCGTCATCCACCGGGACATCAAGAGCGACTCCATCCTGCTGACCCACGATGGCAGGGTGAGGAGGCGGGTgactctcccctctccccaggctcCCGTGTTAGGGTGCAGGCTCCGCTCCCCAGTTCGGTGGCAGTGCTCGGGGGAGCAGCGAGTGTATCTGTCCTCACGGAACAGTATCCAGAGTGGGGGGTCCAGGTCGCTGGGGGGCTCTGTGCAGCGGGAGGGGCGGGCTGGCGGGGCTCTGCTGTCAGCTCAGGACGCTGGGAGCTGTAGTGCAGCCCTGGGCCCAGCGGGGACAGGTTTGGGCAGGCAGACACAGCTGTCAGCCACACTTCTCCCTCCGCTGAAGGCCGGCCGCTGGCCCAGCGCCCGAGTGGGTCTCCGACGCCGGTCCTCACTCATATTCCGGACCGAGGGTGTGAATCTGGGGACCTGGTTGTTGCGGAGGCGGGCAGTGTCCCTCCCATGCTCCCGGGGCAGGCAGTGGTGAGCCGGAACTCGCTTCCTTCAGGGAAGCAGGGCGGGGTGTGGGCTTTCCCAGCCGTTGGTCCCTGCAGGACTTTAGGACTCGGGCCACTTCCCATAAGAACTGCAGGGCAGCTGGTGGCTCCTTGCAGAGCCTGCGAGGAGGGCACATGATGGGATCTGGGGAGGTGACATGCCTGAGGGccctgcagggaggtgggggagctCCAGCCGTCTGGCTGCAGAGCCCGGCTCTAAGCCCGGGGCTGCACGTCGTGGCTAAAGCCAAGGGGTTAAATAGGTGGGCGCCTCTGCGCGCCCGCGCCCGGGCCAGCACCTCTGACCCGCCGCCTCTGCCCTGCCGCAGGTGAAGCTGTCAGACTTCGGCTTCTGCGCCCAGGTGAGCAAGGAGGTGCCACGGAGGAAGTCGCTGGTCGGCACGCCGTACTGGATGGCCCCGGAGCTCATCTCCCGGCTTCCCTACGGGCCTGAGGTGAGCCCAGCGGTGGTCCCATCCCGCTATCAGCATAGGTTCACGCCGTGGTGGCCCAGAACAGCCGCGTGCTGGGGGTGCGGCCGGCTCCGTCCGGGGAACGGTCGCCGGGGATGGTTTCGTGGAAGAGGAGGCGGCACACACGCATTGGTTCATTCCTTCCGTCCTGATTGAATTCTCATTCTGGGTAGGGCAAATGATTGGCAGGAGGGACAAAATACTGAGCAGAAGTGGCCACGGGCCCTGCTGTCAGCTGGGTGCAGAGGCCACAGACTGGCAGGCTTCGGGCTGGCTCGGCCTAAAGATGCctttgcaaacattttaaaatgagactcACATGTAGAAGTCCGAATTTCCGTCTTCGGTTGCAAAGCCAGGAGATCTGGCCACATGGAGGCCAGGTTCCCACGTGGCCGCAGTGGCGGGAGAGGGGCTGCTCCTCTGCAGACGGGGCGGTGCCTCTGTCCCGGCCCagtccccacccagccctgctgccccctcCGAGGCCTGTGAGCTGCGGCCCGTGGCCCTGAGCGTCCCTCCACCACTCGGTCAGCCTTGCCCCCGGCCACGAGAAAGGCCCCCCGGGAGCACGTCATGGGCGACCTCAGGCTGGAACCAGGTCACACTGGGGAGGGAGGCCGCTGTGAGAATGCGAGGGGACACCTCAGTCAGGACTGCCTGTGAGGGACAAAGACCCATC harbors:
- the PAK4 gene encoding serine/threonine-protein kinase PAK 4; amino-acid sequence: MFGKKKKRVEISAPSNFEHRVHTGFDQNEQKFTGLPRQWQSLIEESARRPKPLVDPACITSIQPGAPKTIVRGSKGAKDGALTLLLDEFENMSVTRSNSLRRDSPPPPTRARQENGMPEEQAATARGGPGKAGGRGRVAGHSEAGGSSGDRRRVGPEKRPKSSREGSGGPQESSRDKRPLSGPDVGTPQPANLAGGAKLAAGRPFNTYPRADTDHPSRGAQGEPREMAPNGPSAGGLPVPQSSSRPPTRTRGPPGPGVLGPHASEPQLAPPARTPAAPAAPGPPGPRSPQREPQRVSHEQFRAALQLVVDPGDPRSYLDNFIKIGEGSTGIVCIATIRSSGKLVAVKKMDLRKQQRRELLFNEVVIMRDYQHENVVEMYNSYLVGDELWVVMEFLEGGALTDIVTHTRMNEEQIAAVCLAVLQALSVLHAQGVIHRDIKSDSILLTHDGRVKLSDFGFCAQVSKEVPRRKSLVGTPYWMAPELISRLPYGPEVDIWSLGVMVIEMVDGEPPYFNEPPLKAMKMIRDNLPPRLKNLHKVSPSLKGFLDRLLVRDPAQRATAAELLKHPFLAKAGPPASIVPLMRQNRTR